Proteins encoded together in one Eubalaena glacialis isolate mEubGla1 chromosome 7, mEubGla1.1.hap2.+ XY, whole genome shotgun sequence window:
- the DEFB110 gene encoding beta-defensin 110: MKIHLFFFILLFWVTILPARKRYPHYGSLDLRRECRRGNGRCKPECRDTEVRIAYCIRPGTHCCLQK, from the exons ATGAAGattcatctctttttctttattctactcttttGGGTCACAATTTTACCAG CCAGAAAAAGATATCCTCACTACGGTAGCTTGGATTTGAGGAGAGAGTGCAGAAGGGGTAATGGTCGATGTAAACCTGAGTGCCGTGACACTGAAGTTAGGATTGCTTACTGCATAAGACCTGGAACTCATTGCTGCTTGCAGAAGTAA